A segment of the Entomomonas moraniae genome:
TGCTGTTTTAAACGAAGTTAATTTATCTATCGAGTCTGGAGAGTTTATCGCGATTATTGGACAATCAGGCTCAGGAAAAACAACCTTAATGAATACATTAGGTTGTTTAGATACGCCTTCATCAGGTTCTTATAAGATTGATGGACGAGAAGTCAGTTCTCTATCTTCTAATGAATTAGCAAAAATAAGGGGCGAGAAGTTTGGTTTTATTTTTCAGCGCTATAACTTATTATCGAGTTTATCTGCTCTAGATAATGTCGCATTGCCTGCTATCTATTTAGGTATTGGCCACGCCCAGCGTGTGAGTAGGGCTAAAAAATTACTGACAGATTTAGGCCTAGGCGATAAGCTAAAAAATAAACCTCATGAGTTATCAGGTGGACAACAACAACGGGTAAGTATTGCTCGAGCCCTGATGAACGGTGGTCAGATTATTTTAGCAGATGAACCGACAGGGGCTTTAGATTCTCAAAGTGGTAAGATGGTCATGCAGGTTTTAACAGAGCTACATCGGTTAAACCATACCATTATTTTAGTGACACATGACCCGCAAATTGCTAAGTATGCACATCGTGTAATAGAAATAAAAGACGGTAATATCATCTCAGATATAAGAAAGCATCCTTTAGAAGAAAACAATGTAAAAGAAAAACCAGCCAAACGAAAATATAACTCCTTTATTTTTTACAAAGATCAGTTAGTCGAGTCATTTAAAATGTCTATTCAAGCCATTTTAGCGCATAAACTACGTTCTATACTGACAATGCTTGGTATTATTATTGGTATTGCCTCTGTTGTTTCAGTTGTGGCTTTAGGGCGAGGGTCCCAAGAAAAAATACTTGCAGATATTAGCTCGTTAGGCACGGATACGATTACGATTTACCCAGGTAGTGGCGCTGGGGATATTTATTCAGGTAAAGTAACTTCCTTGAGCGTTGATGATGCGCAAGAGCTTGCAAAGCTAAATTACTTAGGGGGCGTAAGCCCAACTGCTTCAGCCTCTGGCGTTTTAGTGTTTAATAATGTCTCTGTTAATGCACAGGTAGCCGGTGTTAATGAACAATATGCAAATATCAAGGGGCTGAAAATAGCCACAGGGCGTTTTTTTAATAAAGAAGATGTTATCAACAATAATGCGGTTGTAGTGATCGATAATAATACAAAAAAACGCCTATTTCCGTCATCTAATGCCATAGGTAAAGTGGTTTTGTTTAATAAACAACCGCTAGAGATTATTGGAGTTACCGCACCTAGTTCTGGCTTTATGGCGGGAAGTAATAATTTAGAGTTGTGGATTCCATATACGACTGTAATGACTAGGGTTTCAGGGAATCAGAATATTACTTCGATCATAGTAAAAGTTAAAGAGAGTTTAAGTGCGCAAATAGCCGATCAAGGCCTTAAAAAGTTTTTGGCCGTTAAACATGGGACAGAAGATTTTTATACAGCAAGTATGGATTCGATAAAAC
Coding sequences within it:
- a CDS encoding MacB family efflux pump subunit produces the protein MPMIEVSNLTKYFGEAANRVAVLNEVNLSIESGEFIAIIGQSGSGKTTLMNTLGCLDTPSSGSYKIDGREVSSLSSNELAKIRGEKFGFIFQRYNLLSSLSALDNVALPAIYLGIGHAQRVSRAKKLLTDLGLGDKLKNKPHELSGGQQQRVSIARALMNGGQIILADEPTGALDSQSGKMVMQVLTELHRLNHTIILVTHDPQIAKYAHRVIEIKDGNIISDIRKHPLEENNVKEKPAKRKYNSFIFYKDQLVESFKMSIQAILAHKLRSILTMLGIIIGIASVVSVVALGRGSQEKILADISSLGTDTITIYPGSGAGDIYSGKVTSLSVDDAQELAKLNYLGGVSPTASASGVLVFNNVSVNAQVAGVNEQYANIKGLKIATGRFFNKEDVINNNAVVVIDNNTKKRLFPSSNAIGKVVLFNKQPLEIIGVTAPSSGFMAGSNNLELWIPYTTVMTRVSGNQNITSIIVKVKESLSAQIADQGLKKFLAVKHGTEDFYTASMDSIKQTIQSTTNTMTLLISCIALISLVVGGIGVMNIMLVSVTERTKEIGVRMAIGAREYSILEQFLIEAVLICLIGGGLGIGLSYLIGFIFSYLLEGFPFLFSLDSIIVALCCSSVIGIVFGFMPARNASRLNPIVALSRE